GCACCTCCGGGGCCAGCGAGACGATCTTCATGAACTTCTTGTCGCGAAGCTCGCGGCCAACCGGGCCGAAGATACGGGTGCCGCGGGGCTCCCCGTCCGTGTTCTTCAGGATCACGGCTGCGTTCTCATCGAACTTGATGTAGGAACCGTCCGGACGACGGCGCTCCTTACGGGTGCGGACGACGACAGCC
The nucleotide sequence above comes from Arthrobacter woluwensis. Encoded proteins:
- the rplN gene encoding 50S ribosomal protein L14, whose product is MIQQESRLKVADNTGAKEILTIRVLGGSGRRYAGIGDVIVATVKDAIPGGNVKKGDVVKAVVVRTRKERRRPDGSYIKFDENAAVILKNTDGEPRGTRIFGPVGRELRDKKFMKIVSLAPEVL